Proteins from a genomic interval of Oncorhynchus mykiss isolate Arlee chromosome 21, USDA_OmykA_1.1, whole genome shotgun sequence:
- the LOC110500772 gene encoding RNA-binding protein with multiple splicing isoform X1, with the protein MNNNTEKENESTEFTSHEEEVRTLFVSGLPLDIKPRELYLLFRPFKGYEGSLIKLTSKQPVGFVSFDSRSEAEAAKNALNGVRFDPEIPQTLRLEFAKANTKMAKNKLVGTPNPPPSQQSPGPQFINRDPYELTVPALYPGGPDMWASYPLYPAELSQALPPAFTYPSSLHTQIRWLPPADGTPQGWKSRQFC; encoded by the exons GTCCGCACGTTATTTGTCAGTGGACTACCTCTGGATATAAAGCCGCGGGAGCTGTATCTCCTGTTCAGACCATTTAAG GGTTATGAGGGATCATTGATAAAACTCACCTCAAAACAG CCAGTGGGGTTTGTCAGCTTTGACAGCCGATCAGAGGCAGAAGCTGCCAAGAATGCTTTGAAC GGTGTCCGCTTCGACCCGGAGATCCCCCAGACTCTGCGGCTGGAGTTTGCCAAAGCCAACACCAAGATGGCCAAGAACAAGCTGGTGGGCACTCccaaccctcctccctcccagCAGAGCCCTGGCCCACAGTTTATCAACAGAGACCCAT ATGAGCTCACAGTACCCGCTCTGTACCCTGGCGGCCCAGACATGTGGGCGTCATACCCGCTGTACCCGGCGGAGCTGTCGCAAGCCCTCCCTCCTGCTTTCACCTACCCCTCCTCACTTCACACTCAG ATTCGCTGGCTCCCTCCTGCAGATGGAACTCCCCAGGGATGGAAGTCCAGGCAGTTCTGTTGA